The following nucleotide sequence is from Paracrocinitomix mangrovi.
GAAGGATTAGGACAGTAATCATTTTTGGGATAATTTCTATTATCTCTATCCTTACTATTCAAATTTTTTGGATTGAGAAAAATATCCAGTTTCAGGAAACAAACATTAGAATACAAAAGCAACAAGACAGCCTTAATACCGCTCAATTCAATGACAAAGTCATCATTGCTCTTAAAAAAGTTGCTGATGATATTCAAAAGCTGAACAATGCTGACATCAATCTTTATGGGAATGTCCAGCAAAGATCTAATAGTTATTTCACGGTTGAAATGCAGGACACTGTGCATCCATTTTTATTGGAACAATTGTTAAAATGGGAATTTGATGACAAAAACCTAAGAGAAGATTTTCAATTCGGCATATATGATTGCTGGAGTGATAGCATCATTTATGGAAATTACATGAATTTTGAGGCTGATTCAATATACACAGCAGATCATTCAATAGATTTTTCAAATTTTATCATAGACGAGGTTGCCTTAAAACTGAATACAGACCTACACTATTTTGGAGTTTATTTCCCCAGTCGGGGACATTCTCATTTGATGCAAATACCTAATCCCGTCACACCCTGGGCTTATCTGATAACTATCATTTTGTTTGTGATTGCCTTTTTCATTTTTGCCGTTAATATCATATTCAGACAAAAGAGATTATCTGAAATAAAAAATGATTTCATCAACAATATGACTCATGAATTGAAAACGCCTATTGCCACAATAAGAATTTCAAGTGAGACATTATTGAATATGGATGAAAATGCAGATCTAGATAAAAGATTGCGTTATGCCGGAATCATTTACAAGGAAAATAAAAGACTTGAACAACAAGTTGAAAGGGTATTGAATATTGCTAAATTAGACAAGAAGGAATTGAAATTTAAAATTCAAAACTTTGATATGGTTGATATCATAGAAGAAGCTAAAGAGAATTTTGAATTTTCACAACTTGAGGACATTGGAGGCTCAATATCTTTGAATTTAAATGCAGAAAATCATATTGTTACAGGCGATATAGTTCACATAACAAATGTGATCAACAACCTTATTGACAATGCGATTAAATACTGTGATAAAATACCTGAAATTAGCATATCAACTCAAAATGAAAAACGCAAATTATACATCACAGTAGCCGATAACGGAAAAGGTATTTCAAAGGACGATATCAAATTTATATTTGATAAATTTTATAGAGTTCCAACCGGCAACTTACATGATGTTAAAGGATTTGGACTAGGCCTTTACTATGTTAAAACCATCCTTGAAGAATTGGGAGGAAGCATTAATGTAAAAAGTGAACCAGGAAAAGGATCTGCTTTTACCATAACACTTCCATTAAAAGACTAAAATTATGAGCGACAAAATTAAACTACTACTTGTTGAAGATGATTATAACCTGGGATTTGTTGTACAAGACCAACTTAAGGAAGAAGGGTATGATGTTGTCTTTGCTTCAGATGGTGTAGAAGGATTAAAAAAATTCAATGATAATGAAATTCATATGTGCATCTTGGATGTCATGATGCCTAAGAAAGATGGATTTACCCTGGCTAAGGATATTAGAAAATTAAACACTGATGTTCCTATTTTGTTTTTAACCGCAAAAAATCAAACTGAAGACAAGATTGAAGGATTCAAAGTTGGGGCAGATGATTATTTGACCAAACCCTTTTCAACAGAAGAATTTTTGCTTCGTGTTAAAGCTATACTGAAACGAGTAAATCTAGTTGAATCGGAGGTTATGCAAACTACTTTTCAATTAGGGAAAATTGAATTTGATTCAGAAAATTACAATTTGGTCTATGAAAATGGGGAAGAAAAAAAGCTAACCAAAAAGGAAGCTAAAATTCTTTTATTGCTCGTTCAAAACATTGACAAAGTATTACCAAGAGACGTTGTTTTAAATGCCGTTTGGGGACAGGACGATTATTTTGTAGGTAGATCTTTGGATGTATTCATTACCAAACTAAGAAAGTATCTTAAGGATGATGAATCTGTCAAGATAAACAACATACATGGTGTTGGATTCAAATTGACAGTTGGTGAATAATATTATTAGTTGGAACGACTTTATTAAGGTAGACATCCGTGTAGGAACCATAATAGAAGTGCTTCCTTTTCCTGAAGCCAGAAACCCATCTTACAAGCTTATTATTGACTTCGGTCCTTTGGGACAAAGGAAGTCGTCCGCTCAGATTACTGCATTATATCAAATTGAGGATTTAATTTCAAAGCAAATCATAGCAGTAGTTAATTTTCCCAAGAAGCAAATTGGTCCTTTTATGAGTGAATGCCTTGTTTTAGGTGTTTATGGAGAACAAAGCGAAATTATTTTACTTGCACCTGAAAGGCAAGTTCCTAACGGAAGTAAAATAGGATAAAAATAAAAAGCCCGGATTCTGATGAACCCGGGCTTTTCAATTTTATTTTACTAATCAGATTAGTGCTGAACTACAAATTTCTTTGTTTGTTGGAAGTCTCCTACAGTCAAAGTGTAGAAATAAACTCCGTCAGCAAGATCTGCAGTATTAACATTTACCTGGTATTGTCCAGCTACTTGTGAACCAAAGTTCTCAGTGCTAACAACTTTACCACTTAAATCAGTTAAAGTCAATGCAACATTTCCTTCTGTAATAACATTGTAAGTCAATTGAGTTGACAAGTTAGCAGGATTTGGATACATGTGAATTCCGTTAGCTGCTTCTACCTCATCAATTCCAACTGAAGTTGGCTCAGTGCTCAATCTACAAATGATTGCAGAAGGAGTTGAAGAACCAATAGTTCCACTTGAGTGAATAGCTAATACAGTATTTGCTTGAGTAGCTTGAGCTTCAGCAATTGCTAAATCATCAGTATATCTACCAGCTAATACTAATAAAATTTCACCAGCACTAGCATTGTAGTTAGAAGGCAATTCCAAAGTTACCAATGTTCCTATGTCAGCAGCAGTAACTGTGTAATCAGCAGTTTGCATTACATAATCAAATTCTTGTGTTCCAGAATTATAAATGTAAATAGCTCCATACATTAATTGGTTTTCTGAAGTAGTTGCCGAACTTAAACCAATTTGGATTTTACCAAATGATTCAGCTTGGAAAATTTCAAATGTATTTCCAATAGCAATTGGATCACCAGCAGTTGAAACAAACCCAGAGAAAGAACCACTTATAATTCCATTATCTCTAGCATATACGTTACCACCAACTACGATTGGCTCAAAACTTACTGTATCATTAGCTGTATACTCTTCTGTTTCAGTAGCTGAAACATAGATATCAAGATCATAAGATCCTGATCCTGCAGGAGTCCATCCATTTGGAGACTCAACAGAGAAAGTATCAACTTGTCCTTCGTTCAAAGAAACAACTTGAGATGAGTTAGCAGTAAAAGTTGTACCACCATCTACGTTTGCAGTCATTTGAACATTTGTTTGCTGTACACTACCATTTTGAGTAGCTAAAGCACCAAAAGTAATTTCTGTAATTTGAGAAGTAGGAACTGCATAGTAATCAGCCATCTCAGTACCTGAACTAAAGTAAGCAGATGAAGTTTCCAATTCGTTTGAATAAGCCTCAACTAAAGCGAAATCGTCAATTTGCCATGACCATCCCCATCCACCTACGTAGTGGAATCTAATCATTACATTTGATTGTCCTCCAGCAAGAGAAGAGATATTTACCTGCTCAACAACCGGATTAGTTGGACTACCTGCATTTGGTAAATAGTTTTCATTTACTGCATATTGCGTCCAGTTAGTACCACCATCAATAGATACTTCAACATAAGTATCTTCATAATAGTCTCTGTAGAACTGTTCAAATTGAACCATTACCGCAGGATTAGATGTCAAGTTAAAACTTGTAGCATATGTCAAAGTTGCGTCAACAGTTGAACCACTTCCTTGAGCATCACAATCATACCATGCGAAATTACCTCCTGAAGTTGAATTCAAAATATTGTTTGGCTCTGAAGCAGGACCAACACTACTAATAGTGAAATTTGTAGAAGGTGAACCTGTATTAGCCAACGTCCAGTTTCCAGGAGTTGAGAAATCATCAGTATAACTTCCGATTACGTCTCCAGGCGCTCTATCATGAGCAGAGTTACCAGGACGAACATTGTTTACTGTCAATTCTTCATTTGCTGCACGCATTACCAGCGAAGATTGAATTTGCGCTGTAGCTGCAGACCCCATTAATAGCATTGAAGCTAAAAAGTAGATTTTTTTCATAATAATTTATTTATTAATTCGAGATTAATTCGAGAGGCGTAAAATTACGTCTTTTATTCCATTGTTCCAAATTTAACAGAAATAGAAAGTTGCATTAATTATAGAATACATTTAAAGGAATAACTATTTTTGCCAAAAAAATTTAAACTGTTATGAAGAAATTATTTTTAATCCCTTTTGCAGCTTCTGCTTTATTTATGACTTCTTGTGGAGGTGGCGAAGGTGAAAACGAAAATGCAGATTCAACTGAAGACACAACTGCAGTAGAAGAGCATCATGAAGAAGAAGGTGCTGAAATCGCCTTCAACGGTGAAGAAAGAGAAGGATACAAATTGTACGGGCACACAGATATGAATGCTGCAGATGCAATTGGTATGGATGCCATGATGACTGAGTATGAATCAAATGGCTCATGGAATGGTAAAGTAAACGTTGCTATAGATCAAGTTTGTCAAAAAGCTGGATGTTGGATTACTTTTAAAGATCCTAGTGAAAATGAAATCAGAGTTGTTTTCAGAGATCATTATACTATTCCAATTGAAACAGCAAGTGGAACAGAAGCTATTTTAATGGGTGCATTAGTATCTGATACAATTTCTGTTGATATGCAAAAGCATTACTTGGATGACGCTAAAGAAGCAGGTCAAGAAGTAAGCCAGGAAGAGTATGATGCAATTACTGAAGATAAAATTGAATTGTCTTTTGATTGCGAATCAATTCTTGTAAAAAACTAAGATTACTACAATCTAAAATTGAAAGGCGGGCTTTGCTCGCCTTTTTTATTTCACTTCAGCCGTTAAGGTCAGTTCTTTTTTACCGCCTTTTATATTGGAATTTATGGTGACTCTTGAATAAGTAATTCCCTGAGCATTTTCAGTATTCCAGCTCACCAAAATTTTACCTGACTCTCCCGGCTGAAAAACAGATTTTGACAGGTCAAAAGTTAAATAATCTGAAGTTGTAGTAATCTCTCCAATTTCTAAAACTTCATCCCCATTATTAGTAAACGAAAATTCCCAACTTAGATTATCTCCTTTAGATACTGGACCAAAATCATGTGCCTGCTCTGCGAACAACATTTTTGCGTATGCTGAATCTTTGGTAACCAAACTAACAGATTGAATCTCTATTTTTCTTTCCAAAGCCGCCTTTCTCGCATAAATTGAATTTTTGGCATCATTTGGATTATCTGAAATAAGTTGATCTGCAGTGTATTCACCAAAAGGTATTTTTACAAAAGTTAATTTACCTCCATTGCTCGCCGTTCCATTCATATAATCCCACAATTTAGCTCCGTCGTATATCTCCATATACTTTAGTAAACTATTAATTCTTCTTTTGGTTAATGGAACATTGTAATCTGTTTTTGCAAGTGGACTAGCAAATCCTTGAATGGTCACTTCTATTTCATAACCTTTGTCCAATTCAATTATTAAAAGACGTAAAAACTCTTTCAGATCTAAAACGCCTTGTTCTACATACTGCACAAAAAAGTCATCAATATCCTCTTTTGCAGATTCGGCATCATCTCCACTCAATCCTTTTGCATACTCTTTTTTATACTTGGTTTTAAGGTCAACATACTTGTAATAAGATTCAATATAATCCTGAGTTGATAAAGTATCTTTGGTTTTTGGATCGGGTTCATCATTATGAAAGTATAGCGTAACAGGAAGTTTTTTATTTAAGTCTGCCAAGGATTCAAATCTGTTTTCAACTTTTGGTTCTTCAGGTTTAGTGGCAACAAAAATATCGCTGCAACAATTTGGATTTTTTGAATATTGCACCCCTTCTCTATTAGACGAAAAATACATTTTTCCGTCTCTTTTGTCAATCATAAAGTAAGTGTCGTGCTTTGTTGAATTGATAGGTAGTCCAACATTTACCGGGTTTTTAAATGTGTAGTTATAATTTTTAGCATAAAAAATATCCTGCCCACCAAAACCTTCATGCCAACTTGATGAAAAATATAATACTTGCTCAACCGTATCGTAATATGGACAAATTTCATCATCCATTGTATTAATGTCCGGCCCTAATGACTTAGGTAAAGAATATTGATTCCCATCTTTGATCACACTGTACCAAATGTCTAGCCCACCAAAATTATGCTTGATATTTGAAGCAAAAAACAACACTTCATACTCACCCATTTTTGTGCAATGAGGCATTGTACTTATGTATCCTGGCTCGTTAATTACATCACCTAAACTATCGATATCATAAATTCTATCTCCATCTACTTTACCAACATAAATTTTGCATTCATAGTTAGTGTTACATCTACTGAAATAAAATCTTTTGCCATCCGGACTAAAAGAACCATTAGCAGTATTCCATCCTTTTTTGGTTACATTTTTTTGTACGGCCACATTGTTAAAAATACTGTCTTGCTGATCTGCTGTGTAAATCTGGATAGAATAATCAGTAGTAAAAACTTCTTCATCAAAGTTGATCGAATCAGCTTTAAGTGAGCTATAGTAAAGTTTATTACCGTGAATTGTTCCGGCAAACTCTGAATTTTCTGTATTAACATCCCCTCCAAGTAAACCTACATTAAAATCCAAAGTATCATTAACAGCACGTTTTGCCCAAAGACATGACTTAATCATTTGTGCCGATTTTAGATACTCATAACTATCCCGATCTTTTTTATAGACTTTTTTGGCTTTCTTCCAGTTCTCCAATGATTCATTATACTTTCCATTATAATGTTGCATTGTGGCTAGCCATAAAATGGATAACTTATATATTTTGGCGTTCTCCTTCTTGTAAACTTTGTCGTAGTAATATTCAGCTTTTGGATAATCTTTATACAATCGCAAAGCTTCTGCCATTTTCCAATTAATCTCTACAGAATTACTGTCAGACTGCATGGCTTGATTGTACATTTTGATAGCAAAGTAGTAATCTCTTTCTTCCATCTTCTTATCTCCCAACTCTACTAATTGAGAATATGTCTGCGCTTTGCTGCCATGCGACAACAAGACAAACATAAGCAACAGCACCAGCGGTTGAGTGATAAGATTTAATTTCCTTTGCATCATAAATAATCAGGACAAACTCTGTATTGCGCATCCTTTGGCTTGAATATACACAATACATATTGAAGAGAAAATTCAATCCCTCCTCTTAAGTTACTTGCAGGAACCAACTTTGAAAAATTCAAATCATAGGAAATCCCTGCTGTCCATTTGTTATAATAAATTCCTGCTGTTAGATAAGCTGCGTCTCTATTTCTCATCCAAACTCCACCATAAGGTGCAATGTATTCTCCTTTTTTATCAATTATTATATATCTGGCATTTGCTCCAACAATAATCTCATTGTATTTACCTTGAAACTGTGCTAAAACGGCAGGCTGAATATCCCATTCATAATTCAAAGGCCAAGTACCTTTTGCATGAAAGACATAGCGCATATCTCTTTTAATCAGGTCATCTCCATAAAAGCTTTGTTTAGCCTGAGGAATATTAAACCAGGCCACTCCGGCAACTATTTCTTTTCTGTTTTCTGGCTTGTACTTATATATGGCACCAACATTCGCATTAAAACCGGTACGTTTATTCACTCCAAAATTTTCTAGTGAGGGCAAAGCAGCATCATAGTAATAACCATTGTATTGATTATCCCAACTCAGCAAATCAAAATTTATATTTCTATGATTTACTCCAAGCTGAATTCCTGGAGTAATTGAATGAATTGAATCTTTTCCCAGGTAGATTTCATATGCCGTAGATATATTAAACTCAATCGTTCTAAAATTACCATCACCCGCCGCATCATGAAATAAATTTATCCCATGATAAAGATTGGGCAATATCCATCCCGATCTGTTCTCTGCTGAAATGGCTATGGTATTATAGGGTCTTGAAACTGCTTTCCATTGACTTCTTTGATTAGCTGAAAATCGCCAATCACATTCATGATTACCGGTAAGCGCAGGGTTTAAATAAACAGGATTCATATTGAATTGAGAAAAGTGAATATCCTGTGCAATCAGCTGATTACCCGAAAACAAGCTTAATATCACTAACAATTTTCTCAACCTCATAATTATCTAAGCAAGGAGATATTTCCTTTAATCAAAGACTCTTGTCCATCATAGCAAACAGCTGTAAGATGATAAACATACACATCCGGATCTAAGGGTTTGCCTTTAAATGTCCCATCCCATCCTATAGATTGATCATTTGTTTCAAACACCAATTCTCCCCAACGATCAAAAATTTTAAGATTCACTTCCTCCAAATATTGTCCTCTCACAAAAACTTTGTCATTTTCTCCATCACCATTAGGCGTAAAAGCAGAAGGAATAAAAATGTAAATATCCCCACAAATAAATTCCAAGACCGTTATTAGAACTTGTGTTTTTTGCTCACATCCATCTCCTAAAATTGTTACTTCATATAAGAAATCATCATCCAAACCAGAAGATGTAACAGACTGTCCTGTTGTAGGGTTTAACCCTATTGTCGGATACCATATATATTGATATCCCGGAACATTTGGAAAGGCTTCTAAAATAGTTGTTCCTCCTTCAGGAATAGAATCAGGAGTTGCAGTAGCGTAAACCGAATTTGGATCAATCCAGTTAACATTTACCCAAACCGAATCAACAAATACACATCCTGATCCAGTAACACCTGTAACATAATAATACATAGACCCTGGTGGTGAAACTAAAACTGTAGAGTCACCTGTTTGAATAATACCAGTAGATGGTGACCAGCTAAAAGTCATTGTTTCTGATGGAATAAGGTTATGAGCCATCAACATAGTAGTATCTCCTAAACATAAGGTATCTCCACCGGAGACATCCATTGCTCCATCTGCCATAATTATAGTAACTGAATCAATTTTATTACACAATGCCCAGCCATTAGAAGCTTCTACATAATATGTGGTAGTAACTACCGGATTTACTGTAATTGAAGAATCCAACCCTCCGCCATTTATTTGGTTTGTCAGATTTGGATCATCATACCAATTAAAAGTAGTTCCTGTTCCGAACGAATTTGCCCAAATATTAACAGCTGAAGTATTACATAAAGCGGTATCCGGTGAAACCTCAAGCGCTAATGAATCATACACATTGATCACTTTTATTGCTGTATCCTGAAGATTACAAATTGTATCGGTAATAGATAAAATAATTTCGTACTGTCCTGGTGACTCAAACATTATTTGCGGATTTACTCCACCTTGCACCACAATTGCTTCAGTAGGAAAAGTCCAAACAGAATTAATTGTATCATTACTTTCATTGTCAAGAATAAAAGTAAAAGGCGCACATCCTTCAAGGTCTGATATTTGAAATTCGGCATCAGGCACAATTTCAAAATCATACTTAAATACCAGATTATTACAATTAGAACTCAGATTTTGTGAAGACCATGCCCCAGGTGTAGTAGGAAAATCACTATTTCCTCCACATCCTCCACATACAGATTGATAAACTACTCCAAACTTATCAAATCGTGAAGTCCCTCCATCCACATGTTCATGGGCTTGAGCTCCTCCCATATAACTTCCGTATAACATGCTTTGGGCATCTCTTTCTAAAACAAAAAGGTAAAAATCAAATCCGTCAGGTGGTGTTTGTTGATATGCATCCACAGTAGTTGGCATCCCGCTCAATGGTACTGATTGTAAAATATTAGCTCCCCATCCTGAAACGTATACATTTCCGCAAACATCTACTAAAAATGCTGATGGTGAAATATTAGGAATACCGTTACCATTTCCGAAAACTGTTGAATACTCAATTGCACTTAAGTCTGGCAGCAACTTCATAATAAACTGACCGCTATTTGGATTTGAATATGGGGCATTTATAACAGGCATACTTCCTTCAGATTGCCCTACCAAATAAACGTTATCCCAACGATCAATTTCAACAAAAATAGCCTGATCATAAACTGAAGTTCCTATGTAAGTTGTTTGTGTTAAAGTAGAACCATCAGGAGTTAATTTAAAAACATACCCATCTGTTTCCCCTCCTTGATAAGTTGGATTCAAAGCACCTGTTGTATTGGGCAGATCATTTGAACTTGTTCCACCGGCAACTAAAATGTTGAAAGAAGAGTCAATTTTCACTGAGTAACAAGCGTCATTTTGAGTACCACCAAAATAGCTCGACCATAAGAGAGTTGAAAAGTCTTCAGAAACTTTAAAAACCACACCATCTTGTTGTCCAGCATTTGCAGCTTGAAAAGGAGAAGCTGTAGGAAAATCTGTTGATCTGGTACTAGACGCTATCAAAATATTATTGGCAGAATCCAACATGATTTCTCCTCTAAATTGATCACCATAGTTAGAAGTTAAAGAATCATAAGATGCAACACTATTATAGGTACCTCCATTAATTCTATAATTAACCCCATCATTAGATGAACCTCCTATATAAGTAGAGCCTAATAAACTGGTTCCATTCTCACTTAATTTAGCAATGTAAATATCAGTACCCTGAGCAGAGTAATATACTCCGTTGTAATAATAATTTGAATTCGGAATCCCACCGGCGTGAGAAGTTTGGAATCCTCCCTGAATAGGAAAATCTGTACTAGATGTAGCTCCGTATAAATAAATATTATTTAAAGTGTCGCAAATTAAACTATGTACCGTTTCAGTTCCCTGAACATCATTTCCTCCTCCTAGGAAAGAGGTCCACAACATGGATGTACCATCAGCAGAATATTTTGATATAAACACGTCTGTGATTCCATAATTT
It contains:
- a CDS encoding sensor histidine kinase, encoding MSNRRIRTVIIFGIISIISILTIQIFWIEKNIQFQETNIRIQKQQDSLNTAQFNDKVIIALKKVADDIQKLNNADINLYGNVQQRSNSYFTVEMQDTVHPFLLEQLLKWEFDDKNLREDFQFGIYDCWSDSIIYGNYMNFEADSIYTADHSIDFSNFIIDEVALKLNTDLHYFGVYFPSRGHSHLMQIPNPVTPWAYLITIILFVIAFFIFAVNIIFRQKRLSEIKNDFINNMTHELKTPIATIRISSETLLNMDENADLDKRLRYAGIIYKENKRLEQQVERVLNIAKLDKKELKFKIQNFDMVDIIEEAKENFEFSQLEDIGGSISLNLNAENHIVTGDIVHITNVINNLIDNAIKYCDKIPEISISTQNEKRKLYITVADNGKGISKDDIKFIFDKFYRVPTGNLHDVKGFGLGLYYVKTILEELGGSINVKSEPGKGSAFTITLPLKD
- a CDS encoding response regulator transcription factor; this encodes MSDKIKLLLVEDDYNLGFVVQDQLKEEGYDVVFASDGVEGLKKFNDNEIHMCILDVMMPKKDGFTLAKDIRKLNTDVPILFLTAKNQTEDKIEGFKVGADDYLTKPFSTEEFLLRVKAILKRVNLVESEVMQTTFQLGKIEFDSENYNLVYENGEEKKLTKKEAKILLLLVQNIDKVLPRDVVLNAVWGQDDYFVGRSLDVFITKLRKYLKDDESVKINNIHGVGFKLTVGE
- a CDS encoding tRNA-binding protein translates to MNNIISWNDFIKVDIRVGTIIEVLPFPEARNPSYKLIIDFGPLGQRKSSAQITALYQIEDLISKQIIAVVNFPKKQIGPFMSECLVLGVYGEQSEIILLAPERQVPNGSKIG
- a CDS encoding T9SS type A sorting domain-containing protein, whose protein sequence is MKKIYFLASMLLMGSAATAQIQSSLVMRAANEELTVNNVRPGNSAHDRAPGDVIGSYTDDFSTPGNWTLANTGSPSTNFTISSVGPASEPNNILNSTSGGNFAWYDCDAQGSGSTVDATLTYATSFNLTSNPAVMVQFEQFYRDYYEDTYVEVSIDGGTNWTQYAVNENYLPNAGSPTNPVVEQVNISSLAGGQSNVMIRFHYVGGWGWSWQIDDFALVEAYSNELETSSAYFSSGTEMADYYAVPTSQITEITFGALATQNGSVQQTNVQMTANVDGGTTFTANSSQVVSLNEGQVDTFSVESPNGWTPAGSGSYDLDIYVSATETEEYTANDTVSFEPIVVGGNVYARDNGIISGSFSGFVSTAGDPIAIGNTFEIFQAESFGKIQIGLSSATTSENQLMYGAIYIYNSGTQEFDYVMQTADYTVTAADIGTLVTLELPSNYNASAGEILLVLAGRYTDDLAIAEAQATQANTVLAIHSSGTIGSSTPSAIICRLSTEPTSVGIDEVEAANGIHMYPNPANLSTQLTYNVITEGNVALTLTDLSGKVVSTENFGSQVAGQYQVNVNTADLADGVYFYTLTVGDFQQTKKFVVQH
- a CDS encoding DUF4920 domain-containing protein, with translation MKKLFLIPFAASALFMTSCGGGEGENENADSTEDTTAVEEHHEEEGAEIAFNGEEREGYKLYGHTDMNAADAIGMDAMMTEYESNGSWNGKVNVAIDQVCQKAGCWITFKDPSENEIRVVFRDHYTIPIETASGTEAILMGALVSDTISVDMQKHYLDDAKEAGQEVSQEEYDAITEDKIELSFDCESILVKN
- a CDS encoding DUF1573 domain-containing protein, whose product is MQRKLNLITQPLVLLLMFVLLSHGSKAQTYSQLVELGDKKMEERDYYFAIKMYNQAMQSDSNSVEINWKMAEALRLYKDYPKAEYYYDKVYKKENAKIYKLSILWLATMQHYNGKYNESLENWKKAKKVYKKDRDSYEYLKSAQMIKSCLWAKRAVNDTLDFNVGLLGGDVNTENSEFAGTIHGNKLYYSSLKADSINFDEEVFTTDYSIQIYTADQQDSIFNNVAVQKNVTKKGWNTANGSFSPDGKRFYFSRCNTNYECKIYVGKVDGDRIYDIDSLGDVINEPGYISTMPHCTKMGEYEVLFFASNIKHNFGGLDIWYSVIKDGNQYSLPKSLGPDINTMDDEICPYYDTVEQVLYFSSSWHEGFGGQDIFYAKNYNYTFKNPVNVGLPINSTKHDTYFMIDKRDGKMYFSSNREGVQYSKNPNCCSDIFVATKPEEPKVENRFESLADLNKKLPVTLYFHNDEPDPKTKDTLSTQDYIESYYKYVDLKTKYKKEYAKGLSGDDAESAKEDIDDFFVQYVEQGVLDLKEFLRLLIIELDKGYEIEVTIQGFASPLAKTDYNVPLTKRRINSLLKYMEIYDGAKLWDYMNGTASNGGKLTFVKIPFGEYTADQLISDNPNDAKNSIYARKAALERKIEIQSVSLVTKDSAYAKMLFAEQAHDFGPVSKGDNLSWEFSFTNNGDEVLEIGEITTTSDYLTFDLSKSVFQPGESGKILVSWNTENAQGITYSRVTINSNIKGGKKELTLTAEVK
- a CDS encoding PorP/SprF family type IX secretion system membrane protein, with product MRLRKLLVILSLFSGNQLIAQDIHFSQFNMNPVYLNPALTGNHECDWRFSANQRSQWKAVSRPYNTIAISAENRSGWILPNLYHGINLFHDAAGDGNFRTIEFNISTAYEIYLGKDSIHSITPGIQLGVNHRNINFDLLSWDNQYNGYYYDAALPSLENFGVNKRTGFNANVGAIYKYKPENRKEIVAGVAWFNIPQAKQSFYGDDLIKRDMRYVFHAKGTWPLNYEWDIQPAVLAQFQGKYNEIIVGANARYIIIDKKGEYIAPYGGVWMRNRDAAYLTAGIYYNKWTAGISYDLNFSKLVPASNLRGGIEFSLQYVLCIFKPKDAQYRVCPDYL
- a CDS encoding T9SS type B sorting domain-containing protein, with product MLKIKSYLLFLFTTLSVISFGQDVDHDPGVYKFIPNGGQWPDHVKYRADIFGGKIWLENGGVLYQFRDHSQAHVQHLTKEHKEQKETIPQYLVFAEFVGANDVTTFDNYHPTKEYYNYYIGQDKSRWASNLHAYNEIVYNDLYQGINLRFYEKQQDLKYEFIVAPNANPNQIKIHYHGQDKIKLTKDGNIEIETTLGKIIEQKPYVYQIKNGKVLNVDCSFQLTKEGEISYNVGAYDKSLELVIDPLLIFATYSGSVTDNFGMTATYAYDGKAYSGGTVYGNAYPTPAPAYDINSNFTGPSSANYGITDVFISKYSADGTSMLWTSFLGGGNDVQGTETVHSLICDTLNNIYLYGATSSTDFPIQGGFQTSHAGGIPNSNYYYNGVYYSAQGTDIYIAKLSENGTSLLGSTYIGGSSNDGVNYRINGGTYNSVASYDSLTSNYGDQFRGEIMLDSANNILIASSTRSTDFPTASPFQAANAGQQDGVVFKVSEDFSTLLWSSYFGGTQNDACYSVKIDSSFNILVAGGTSSNDLPNTTGALNPTYQGGETDGYVFKLTPDGSTLTQTTYIGTSVYDQAIFVEIDRWDNVYLVGQSEGSMPVINAPYSNPNSGQFIMKLLPDLSAIEYSTVFGNGNGIPNISPSAFLVDVCGNVYVSGWGANILQSVPLSGMPTTVDAYQQTPPDGFDFYLFVLERDAQSMLYGSYMGGAQAHEHVDGGTSRFDKFGVVYQSVCGGCGGNSDFPTTPGAWSSQNLSSNCNNLVFKYDFEIVPDAEFQISDLEGCAPFTFILDNESNDTINSVWTFPTEAIVVQGGVNPQIMFESPGQYEIILSITDTICNLQDTAIKVINVYDSLALEVSPDTALCNTSAVNIWANSFGTGTTFNWYDDPNLTNQINGGGLDSSITVNPVVTTTYYVEASNGWALCNKIDSVTIIMADGAMDVSGGDTLCLGDTTMLMAHNLIPSETMTFSWSPSTGIIQTGDSTVLVSPPGSMYYYVTGVTGSGCVFVDSVWVNVNWIDPNSVYATATPDSIPEGGTTILEAFPNVPGYQYIWYPTIGLNPTTGQSVTSSGLDDDFLYEVTILGDGCEQKTQVLITVLEFICGDIYIFIPSAFTPNGDGENDKVFVRGQYLEEVNLKIFDRWGELVFETNDQSIGWDGTFKGKPLDPDVYVYHLTAVCYDGQESLIKGNISLLR